The Chloroflexota bacterium nucleotide sequence ACACGGCACAATGGGTCTGGAAACCAATGGTCATAAAATAGTCATTGACCCCTTTTTTACCGGGAACCCCGCGGCCAGCACCACCGCCGAGGCTGTCGAAGCTGATTTTATCATCGTCAGCCACGGGCACGGCGATCATATTGCCGACGCGGTAGCGATTGGCCAACGCACCGGCGCGCTAACGATTGCCAACTTCGAGATCATCAACTGGCTTGGTTCGCAAGGGCTTGAGAAACTGCACCCCCAGCATATCGGCGGCGGCTTCAAACATCCCTTTGGCTACCTGAAACTCACCCACGCCTTGCACGGCTCCGGGCTGCCCGACGGCTCGTATGGCGGCAATCCGGCGGGGCTGCTACT carries:
- a CDS encoding metal-dependent hydrolase; the encoded protein is MSLKYIWYGHGTMGLETNGHKIVIDPFFTGNPAASTTAEAVEADFIIVSHGHGDHIADAVAIGQRTGALTIANFEIINWLGSQGLEKLHPQHIGGGFKHPFGYLKLTHALHGSGLPDGSYGGNPAGLLLTTHEGQKVYLACDTGLFASMKLIGEEGIDLAVLPIGDNFTMGPDDALRAVKLLNPKHVIPAHYNTWPLIEQDAAAWAARVEKETDAKAHVLQPGESFEL